The Kitasatospora paranensis genome has a window encoding:
- a CDS encoding helix-turn-helix transcriptional regulator: MAPGVRRRTPGLRREELAVLAGVGVTWYTWLEQGRDINPSPEVLSGLARTLRPDEAETAYLFRLAGCATWPAEPAGGEVPPALLRLVRAQAPAPTFLVDTDWDIRGWNAAAEALFSFSQWSPAECNLAWVVFANEVHRARTVDWERHARRTLAELRAAYGERGEGSPAAARLAALIRRLRASFPEADRWLDEHQVTERVGTAKELRHEVVGELRIDQVVLRAPGGFQLVVFSPRDEQSARRMGRLVPGAAPA, from the coding sequence ATGGCGCCCGGGGTGCGGCGGCGCACCCCGGGGCTGCGGCGCGAGGAGCTGGCGGTGCTGGCGGGGGTGGGGGTGACCTGGTACACCTGGCTGGAACAGGGCCGGGACATCAACCCGTCGCCGGAGGTGCTGTCCGGCCTGGCCCGGACGCTGCGGCCGGACGAGGCGGAGACGGCCTACCTGTTCCGGCTCGCGGGGTGCGCCACCTGGCCGGCCGAGCCGGCGGGGGGCGAGGTGCCGCCGGCGCTCCTGCGGCTCGTACGGGCGCAGGCCCCCGCGCCGACCTTCCTGGTCGACACGGACTGGGACATCCGGGGGTGGAACGCGGCTGCCGAGGCACTGTTCTCGTTCTCGCAGTGGTCGCCCGCCGAGTGCAATCTGGCGTGGGTGGTGTTCGCCAACGAGGTGCACCGGGCGCGCACCGTCGACTGGGAGCGGCACGCCCGGCGCACCCTGGCGGAGCTGCGGGCGGCGTACGGCGAGCGCGGCGAGGGCTCCCCGGCGGCGGCGCGGCTGGCGGCGCTGATCCGCCGGCTGCGGGCGTCCTTCCCGGAGGCGGACCGCTGGCTGGACGAGCACCAGGTGACCGAACGGGTGGGCACCGCCAAGGAGTTGCGCCACGAGGTGGTGGGCGAGCTGCGGATCGACCAGGTGGTGCTGCGGGCGCCGGGCGGCTTCCAGCTGGTGGTCTTCAGCCCCCGCGACGAGCAGAGCGCGCGACGGATGGGACGGCTCGTCCCGGGGGCGGCGCCGGCCTGA
- a CDS encoding DEAD/DEAH box helicase — MTDQSRPQRGSRRPDARAGDNAGRTGRPARAGGGDRSRSPRPERTGGPRRAPRTAPAPADQEFTVVEGTPARPPAATFAELEMPKALLTALTREGVTEPFPIQSATLPDAIAGRDVLGRGRTGSGKTLAFGLPLIARTAGKRAAPRSPLALVLVPTRELAQQVTEALTPYANAVQLRIATVVGGMPIGRQANLVRRGVEVLVATPGRLDDLINRGDARLDDVAVTVLDEADQMADMGFLPQVSKLLEQVAEGGQRMLFSATLDRNIDRLVRRFLTDPVTHSVDPSAGAVTTMDHHVLQLDPADKASATAHIASREGRVIMFVHTKHGADRLAKQLLATGVRAAALHGGKSQPQRNRVLDQFRDGRVTALIATNVAARGIHIDGLDLVVNVDPPIDHKDYLHRGGRTARAGESGTVVTLVLPEQRREVNRLMGTAGIHPTVTRIRPDDAELRRITGARTPSGVPVTIVVPEPAEAAPAAAAKAGAPRRRPGKRSALPKDVDASGNARTPRPKQRMGQAAAGGSRTAAGFIGRSSGRSKPGSGSRTGGNYGTGRQRHSFD, encoded by the coding sequence TTGACCGATCAGTCACGCCCGCAGCGCGGCTCCCGCCGACCCGACGCCCGCGCCGGTGACAACGCCGGCCGCACCGGCCGCCCCGCGCGCGCAGGCGGCGGCGACCGGTCCCGCAGCCCGCGCCCCGAGCGCACCGGCGGCCCCCGCCGGGCGCCCCGCACCGCGCCGGCCCCCGCCGACCAGGAGTTCACCGTCGTCGAAGGCACCCCGGCCCGCCCGCCGGCGGCCACCTTCGCCGAACTCGAGATGCCGAAGGCGCTGCTCACCGCGCTCACCCGGGAGGGCGTCACCGAGCCCTTCCCGATCCAGTCCGCGACGCTGCCCGACGCCATCGCCGGCCGTGACGTGCTCGGCCGCGGCCGCACCGGCTCCGGCAAGACCCTCGCCTTCGGCCTGCCGCTGATCGCCCGCACCGCCGGCAAGCGCGCCGCCCCGCGCAGCCCGCTCGCCCTCGTCCTCGTCCCCACCCGCGAGCTCGCCCAGCAGGTCACCGAGGCGCTCACCCCGTACGCGAACGCCGTGCAGCTGCGCATCGCGACCGTGGTCGGCGGCATGCCGATCGGCCGCCAGGCCAACCTGGTGCGCCGCGGCGTCGAGGTCCTGGTGGCCACCCCGGGCCGCCTCGACGACCTGATCAACCGCGGTGACGCCCGGCTCGACGACGTGGCGGTCACCGTCCTCGACGAGGCCGACCAGATGGCCGACATGGGCTTCCTGCCGCAGGTCAGCAAGCTGCTGGAGCAGGTCGCCGAGGGCGGCCAGCGGATGCTGTTCTCCGCCACCCTGGACCGCAACATCGACCGGCTGGTGCGGCGCTTCCTGACCGACCCGGTGACCCACTCGGTCGACCCGTCGGCCGGCGCCGTCACCACCATGGACCACCACGTCCTCCAGCTCGACCCCGCGGACAAGGCCTCGGCCACCGCGCACATCGCCTCCCGCGAGGGCCGGGTGATCATGTTCGTGCACACCAAGCACGGCGCCGACCGGCTCGCCAAGCAGCTCCTGGCCACCGGGGTGCGCGCCGCCGCGCTGCACGGCGGCAAGTCCCAGCCGCAGCGCAACCGGGTGCTCGACCAGTTCCGCGACGGCCGGGTCACCGCGCTGATCGCCACCAACGTGGCCGCCCGCGGCATCCACATCGACGGCCTCGACCTGGTCGTCAACGTCGACCCGCCGATCGACCACAAGGACTACCTGCACCGCGGCGGCCGTACCGCCCGCGCCGGCGAGTCCGGCACCGTGGTCACCCTCGTGCTGCCCGAGCAGCGCCGCGAGGTCAACCGCCTGATGGGCACCGCCGGCATCCACCCCACCGTCACCCGGATCCGCCCGGACGACGCCGAGCTGCGCCGCATCACCGGTGCCCGGACGCCCAGCGGCGTCCCGGTGACCATCGTGGTGCCGGAGCCGGCCGAGGCCGCCCCGGCCGCCGCCGCGAAGGCCGGCGCGCCGCGCCGCCGCCCGGGCAAGCGCTCGGCGCTGCCCAAGGACGTGGACGCCAGCGGCAACGCCCGTACCCCGCGCCCCAAGCAGCGGATGGGTCAGGCCGCCGCGGGCGGCAGCCGCACGGCGGCCGGCTTCATCGGCCGGTCCTCCGGCCGCTCCAAGCCGGGCTCCGGGTCGCGGACGGGCGGCAACTACGGCACCGGCCGCCAGCGCCACTCGTTCGACTGA
- a CDS encoding cold-shock protein: MATGTVKWFNSEKGYGFIEQDGGGADVFAHYSNIQTQGFRELLEGQKVEFDVTQGQKGPQAENIRPI; this comes from the coding sequence ATGGCTACCGGCACCGTGAAGTGGTTCAACAGCGAAAAGGGCTACGGCTTCATCGAGCAGGACGGCGGCGGCGCCGACGTCTTCGCCCACTACTCGAACATCCAGACCCAGGGCTTCCGTGAGCTCCTCGAGGGCCAGAAGGTCGAGTTCGACGTCACGCAGGGCCAGAAGGGCCCGCAGGCCGAGAACATTCGCCCCATCTGA
- a CDS encoding polysaccharide deacetylase family protein, translating into MIAGCGSLPAQRTSADAGRTTAAAVTPRGTVGSTGAAAATGIPAQRTASATPSPTATATAPTGSDGDGAPDSPGTTAPAAPTSTAGSPSAGVTTPAGSPSGRPNHIIRTTASGGRTVALTFDDGPGPATRPILDLLAEYHAHATFCEVGNEVTRDPGAVRRILAEGHRLCDHTVDHPQPMHTQPHDRQVHEIADAQQWIVDAGGPGTQVAWFRAPGGDFSADNEQIAADHGMRSLGWSVDPRDWSRPGVPAIVANVQQHVRPGSVVLMHDGGGDRSQTIAALRQLLPWLVAQGYTFDFPAGG; encoded by the coding sequence GTGATCGCCGGCTGCGGATCGCTGCCCGCCCAGCGGACGAGCGCCGACGCGGGCCGCACCACCGCCGCGGCCGTCACCCCGCGGGGCACCGTCGGCAGCACCGGCGCGGCGGCGGCCACCGGGATCCCCGCGCAGCGCACCGCCTCCGCCACGCCCTCCCCCACCGCGACCGCGACCGCGCCGACCGGCTCGGACGGCGACGGCGCGCCGGACTCCCCTGGCACCACCGCGCCGGCCGCGCCGACCTCCACCGCCGGCTCCCCCTCCGCGGGCGTCACGACACCGGCCGGCAGCCCCTCCGGTCGGCCGAACCACATCATCCGCACCACGGCGAGCGGCGGCCGGACGGTCGCGCTGACCTTCGACGACGGGCCCGGCCCGGCCACCCGCCCGATCCTCGACCTGCTGGCCGAGTACCACGCGCACGCCACCTTCTGCGAGGTCGGCAACGAGGTCACCCGCGACCCGGGCGCCGTCCGCCGGATCCTCGCCGAGGGCCACCGGCTCTGCGACCACACCGTCGACCACCCGCAGCCGATGCACACCCAGCCGCACGATCGCCAGGTGCACGAGATAGCCGACGCCCAGCAGTGGATCGTGGACGCCGGCGGCCCCGGCACGCAGGTCGCGTGGTTCCGGGCGCCCGGCGGCGACTTCAGCGCCGACAACGAGCAGATCGCGGCCGACCACGGCATGCGCTCGCTCGGCTGGTCGGTCGACCCGCGCGACTGGTCCCGGCCCGGGGTGCCCGCGATCGTCGCCAACGTGCAGCAGCACGTGCGCCCCGGCAGCGTCGTCCTGATGCACGACGGCGGCGGCGACCGCAGCCAGACCATCGCCGCCCTGCGGCAGCTGCTGCCGTGGCTGGTCGCCCAGGGCTACACCTTCGACTTCCCCGCGGGCGGCTGA
- a CDS encoding MMPL family transporter, whose translation MGAWSARHRKTAVFGWLLFVVLAAYLGGVHGSTKVTDSESMPGEVARAAKILDDAGIKTPAGETVLVQSAAATADDPAFRAVVEQTAAAVRATGKAADVRSPYDTGAVSADRHSALLQFTVVGADRDEAVANVPAVLSAVAGVQAAHRDTTVEELGEASSGKWVQDQFKNDFQRAEWTAVPLALGILLIAFGALVAAVLPVVLALTAFIAAGGLVALASGMLHTSDDASSVMLLVGLAVGVDYCLFYLRREREERAAGRDAATALQVAAATSGRAVLVSGVTVVVAMAGMFLTGIADFQAMSFATIVVVVTAVLGSLTVLPALLSMLGDRVEKGRLPLLHRLRRPDSAAGAGGRVWNALLTPVLRRPLAATVLAGGLLLGLAAPMLTMHTANLTFQQQLPADNALVATSKRIEAAFPGSPAPATVVVKATAIDSPAMRQAIADLQAKALATGRMHGPIQVTVHKEQNIAVIDIPLAGSGNDAASTAALTALRTDVVATTVLKVPGTEAPVTGSTAGSHDFNRQMSDAMIPVFGFVVAFAFLLMLCSFRSLGIALTAVVLNLLSVGAAYGVLALVFQHGVGASLFGTAGVGAVESWVPLFLFVILFGLSMDYHVFVVSRIKEAHDRGLATRAAVSYGIRSTAGVVTSAAVIMVGVFGVFGTLSMQSMKQMGVGLAVAVLIDATVIRAVLLPAVMSLLGERNWYLPRWLSWLPSLSHGAPLPPVTPAAADPAGLHLPDGPFPSDVRV comes from the coding sequence ATGGGCGCGTGGAGTGCCAGACACCGCAAGACCGCGGTCTTCGGCTGGCTGCTCTTCGTCGTCCTCGCCGCCTACCTCGGCGGGGTGCACGGCAGCACCAAGGTCACCGACTCCGAGTCGATGCCCGGCGAGGTCGCCCGGGCCGCGAAGATCCTCGACGACGCCGGCATCAAGACCCCGGCCGGCGAGACCGTGCTCGTGCAGAGTGCCGCGGCGACCGCCGACGACCCGGCCTTCCGCGCCGTGGTCGAGCAGACCGCCGCCGCCGTCCGGGCCACCGGCAAGGCCGCCGACGTCCGCAGCCCGTACGACACCGGGGCGGTCTCGGCCGACCGGCACTCGGCGCTGCTGCAGTTCACCGTCGTCGGCGCCGACCGCGACGAGGCGGTGGCCAACGTGCCGGCCGTGCTCTCGGCCGTCGCCGGCGTCCAGGCCGCCCACCGGGACACCACCGTGGAGGAGCTCGGCGAGGCCAGCTCCGGCAAGTGGGTCCAGGACCAGTTCAAGAACGACTTCCAGCGCGCCGAGTGGACGGCCGTCCCGCTGGCGCTGGGCATCCTGCTCATCGCCTTCGGCGCCCTGGTCGCCGCCGTGCTGCCGGTGGTGCTCGCGCTGACGGCCTTCATCGCCGCCGGGGGCCTGGTCGCCCTCGCCAGCGGGATGCTGCACACCAGTGACGACGCCAGTTCGGTGATGCTGCTGGTCGGCCTGGCCGTCGGCGTCGACTACTGCCTGTTCTACCTGCGCCGCGAACGCGAGGAGCGCGCCGCCGGGCGCGACGCCGCCACCGCCCTGCAGGTTGCCGCCGCCACCTCCGGCCGGGCCGTGCTGGTCTCCGGCGTCACCGTGGTGGTCGCCATGGCCGGCATGTTCCTCACCGGGATCGCCGACTTCCAGGCGATGTCGTTCGCCACCATCGTCGTGGTGGTCACCGCCGTCCTCGGCTCGCTGACCGTGCTGCCCGCCCTGCTGTCGATGCTCGGCGACCGCGTGGAGAAGGGCCGGCTGCCGCTGCTGCACCGGCTGCGCCGGCCCGACAGCGCGGCCGGGGCGGGCGGCCGGGTCTGGAACGCGCTGCTCACCCCCGTGCTGCGCCGTCCGCTCGCCGCCACCGTGCTCGCCGGCGGCCTGCTGCTCGGCCTGGCCGCGCCGATGCTGACCATGCACACCGCCAACCTGACCTTCCAGCAGCAGCTGCCCGCCGACAACGCCCTGGTCGCCACCTCGAAGCGGATCGAGGCGGCCTTCCCCGGCAGCCCCGCCCCGGCCACCGTGGTGGTCAAGGCCACCGCCATCGACTCCCCCGCCATGCGGCAGGCCATCGCCGACCTGCAGGCGAAGGCCCTCGCCACCGGGCGGATGCACGGGCCGATCCAGGTCACCGTGCACAAGGAGCAGAACATCGCCGTGATCGACATCCCGCTCGCGGGCAGCGGCAACGACGCCGCCAGCACGGCGGCGCTCACGGCGCTGCGCACGGACGTGGTCGCCACCACGGTGCTCAAAGTGCCCGGCACCGAAGCCCCGGTCACGGGCAGCACCGCGGGGTCGCACGACTTCAACCGGCAGATGTCCGACGCGATGATCCCGGTCTTCGGCTTCGTGGTGGCCTTCGCCTTCCTGCTGATGCTCTGCTCGTTCCGCTCGCTCGGCATCGCCCTGACCGCGGTGGTGCTCAACCTGCTCTCGGTCGGCGCCGCGTACGGCGTGCTCGCGCTGGTCTTCCAGCACGGCGTGGGTGCCTCGCTGTTCGGCACCGCCGGGGTGGGCGCGGTGGAGTCCTGGGTGCCGCTCTTCCTGTTCGTGATCCTCTTCGGCCTGAGCATGGACTACCACGTGTTCGTCGTCTCCCGGATCAAGGAGGCCCACGACCGGGGTCTGGCCACCCGGGCCGCCGTCTCGTACGGCATCCGCTCCACCGCCGGCGTGGTCACCAGCGCGGCTGTGATCATGGTCGGGGTGTTCGGGGTGTTCGGCACCCTGTCCATGCAGTCGATGAAGCAGATGGGCGTCGGCCTCGCGGTGGCGGTGCTGATCGACGCCACGGTGATCCGCGCGGTGCTGCTGCCCGCCGTGATGAGCCTGCTCGGAGAGCGCAACTGGTACCTGCCCCGCTGGCTGTCCTGGCTGCCGAGCCTGTCGCACGGCGCGCCCCTGCCGCCGGTCACCCCGGCCGCGGCAGACCCGGCCGGCCTGCACCTGCCGGACGGCCCGTTCCCGAGCGACGTCCGGGTCTGA
- a CDS encoding WXG100 family type VII secretion target: protein MSGPIGGAVDAYTKVNQWMSPMGSVIDEIMRPIVEPLAEPLEFVTGDPEGLTAAAGLWRRQAAALREVVADQRRDRAGLAHDWQGAAADAFQRELAEYETALEDEADDMDATAELLDEAAAESRMAQDLVETVIRELIEWALITLAASLAFSVVTAGISLAAEAAAAAAEGGIASARIASLVAKLARALKKIEDALKALKAVSKRPHLNPKKPWTWNRPIDVPAYLAKKGTKMIGKAALHGIGLTGDPVGQTVQQAVQSGAGILAGEADDRIAGNPGPSTAARQAARIAQPEQPPELSPEERRRRFDEAFG, encoded by the coding sequence ATGAGCGGACCGATCGGCGGCGCCGTCGACGCCTACACCAAGGTCAACCAGTGGATGAGCCCGATGGGCAGCGTGATCGACGAGATCATGCGCCCCATCGTCGAACCGCTCGCCGAACCCCTCGAATTCGTCACCGGTGATCCCGAGGGGCTCACCGCCGCCGCCGGACTCTGGCGCCGCCAGGCCGCCGCACTCCGCGAGGTCGTCGCCGACCAGCGCCGCGACCGCGCCGGCCTCGCCCACGACTGGCAGGGCGCCGCCGCCGACGCCTTCCAGCGCGAACTCGCCGAGTACGAGACCGCCCTGGAGGACGAGGCCGACGACATGGACGCCACCGCGGAACTCCTCGACGAGGCCGCCGCCGAGAGCCGGATGGCCCAGGACCTCGTCGAGACCGTCATCCGCGAACTCATCGAGTGGGCGCTGATCACCCTCGCCGCCTCCCTCGCCTTCAGCGTCGTCACCGCGGGGATCTCGCTCGCCGCCGAGGCCGCCGCCGCAGCCGCCGAGGGCGGCATCGCCTCCGCCCGCATCGCGAGCCTCGTCGCCAAGCTCGCCCGCGCCCTCAAGAAGATCGAGGACGCCCTCAAGGCCCTCAAGGCCGTCTCCAAGCGACCCCACCTCAACCCCAAGAAGCCCTGGACGTGGAACCGGCCGATCGACGTCCCGGCCTACCTCGCCAAGAAGGGCACCAAGATGATCGGCAAGGCCGCACTGCACGGGATCGGCCTCACCGGCGACCCGGTCGGCCAGACCGTCCAGCAGGCCGTCCAGTCCGGCGCCGGCATCCTCGCCGGCGAGGCGGACGACCGGATCGCCGGCAACCCCGGCCCCAGCACCGCCGCCCGGCAGGCCGCCCGCATCGCCCAGCCCGAACAGCCCCCGGAGCTCAGCCCCGAGGAGCGCCGCCGCCGCTTCGACGAAGCCTTCGGCTGA
- a CDS encoding LysR substrate-binding domain-containing protein: MASVEQLLEVVALGQAVAFLSLSTTKRHQRPDIAYRPVAGLSPSAVVVAWPETSRSTAVAAFVRAAHDVAAHHPDHVTAPTA; encoded by the coding sequence GTGGCCAGCGTCGAGCAACTCCTGGAGGTGGTCGCGCTGGGCCAGGCGGTGGCGTTCCTGTCGCTCTCCACCACCAAGCGGCACCAGCGCCCGGACATCGCCTACCGTCCGGTCGCCGGCCTCAGCCCCAGCGCGGTCGTGGTCGCCTGGCCGGAGACCTCGCGGTCCACGGCCGTCGCCGCCTTCGTCCGGGCCGCCCACGATGTCGCCGCCCACCACCCCGACCACGTGACCGCACCGACCGCGTGA
- a CDS encoding exonuclease domain-containing protein: MSWLGATLLAFDLETTGTDIEHDRIVTAALVRLEPDGTVSAERHWLVDPGIPIPAEASAIHGISTEQARGGVPAREAVEEITRAIAEALAGGVPLVIMNARYDLSLLDRECRRHGVLPLSARVGGAPAPVIDPLVLDKHADRYRRGKRNLQALCEHYGVVLADAHEAGADAVAAARVARRVGEAFPAVGAVRLADLHALQIRAAAEQAASFQQYLRRTSDPQASIDPAWPVVPYGAGDPLAAAG, translated from the coding sequence ATGAGCTGGCTCGGCGCGACCCTGCTGGCCTTCGACCTGGAGACGACCGGCACGGACATCGAGCACGACCGGATCGTCACCGCGGCCCTGGTCCGGCTGGAGCCGGACGGCACCGTCTCCGCCGAGCGGCACTGGCTGGTCGACCCGGGCATACCGATCCCCGCCGAGGCCAGCGCCATCCACGGCATCTCCACCGAGCAGGCCCGGGGCGGCGTGCCGGCCCGCGAGGCCGTCGAGGAGATCACCCGGGCGATCGCCGAGGCCCTGGCCGGTGGCGTGCCGCTGGTGATCATGAATGCCCGCTACGACCTGTCGCTGCTCGACCGCGAGTGCCGCCGGCACGGGGTCCTCCCGCTCTCCGCCCGGGTCGGCGGCGCACCGGCGCCGGTCATCGACCCGCTCGTCCTCGACAAGCACGCGGACCGCTACCGCCGGGGCAAGCGCAACCTGCAGGCCCTGTGCGAGCACTACGGGGTCGTGCTGGCCGACGCCCACGAGGCCGGCGCGGACGCCGTCGCGGCCGCCCGCGTGGCCCGCCGGGTCGGCGAGGCCTTCCCCGCCGTCGGCGCCGTCCGGCTCGCCGACCTGCACGCGCTCCAGATCCGGGCCGCGGCCGAGCAGGCCGCCTCCTTCCAGCAGTACCTGCGCCGCACCTCGGATCCGCAGGCCTCGATAGACCCCGCCTGGCCGGTCGTGCCGTACGGCGCCGGCGATCCGCTCGCGGCGGCCGGCTGA
- a CDS encoding helix-turn-helix domain-containing protein: protein MSGAGERPLRADAARNRARLLDVATEVFTTRGVGVPTEEIARAAGVGVGTLFRHFPTKEALLEAVMVRRLEAIAARTALLSAEPDPAEAFFACFRLVIEQSAGKNEFAQALAAAGVDAHAALQEPSQVIRAQLARLLDGAQRAGAVRNELGLPELIALLAGTGAAMEQLGADPAARERILDVVLDGLRPR, encoded by the coding sequence ATGAGTGGTGCCGGGGAACGCCCGCTGCGGGCGGATGCGGCCCGCAACCGGGCCAGGCTGCTGGACGTCGCCACGGAGGTGTTCACCACCCGCGGCGTCGGGGTGCCGACCGAGGAGATCGCCCGGGCCGCCGGGGTCGGGGTCGGCACGCTCTTCCGGCACTTCCCGACCAAGGAGGCGCTCCTGGAGGCCGTGATGGTGCGCAGGCTGGAGGCGATCGCCGCCCGGACGGCGCTGCTGTCGGCCGAGCCGGACCCGGCCGAGGCCTTCTTCGCCTGCTTCCGCCTGGTGATCGAACAGTCCGCGGGCAAGAACGAGTTCGCCCAGGCGCTGGCCGCGGCGGGCGTGGACGCGCATGCCGCCCTGCAGGAGCCCAGCCAGGTCATCCGGGCCCAGCTGGCCCGGCTGCTGGACGGCGCGCAGCGGGCCGGGGCCGTCCGCAACGAGCTGGGCCTGCCGGAACTGATCGCCCTCCTGGCGGGTACCGGCGCCGCGATGGAGCAGCTCGGCGCCGACCCGGCGGCCCGGGAGCGGATCCTCGACGTGGTCCTCGACGGGCTCCGGCCACGCTGA
- a CDS encoding ABC transporter permease, translating to MSSTDTTTAPVKDRSADSASVEAGLDALDTVQIQRTPLGEVLRQKVLPPVLGVVVVLAAWQLAYSLKVTTPDKLPSPADVWHSLTDLWYAGTLFSIIWTSLWRGISGFLAAVVIGTPIGLLVARVKPLRAALGPVLSGLQSLPSVAWVPAAVIWLGINNSAMYAVILLGAVPSIANGLIAGIDQVPPIYLRAGRTLGATGLAGARHVLLPAALPGYLAGLKQGWAFSWRSLMAAELIAASPDLGVGLGRYLENQREFSDMSGVLLGIVLILVVGVAIDLLVFSPLERRVLRNRGLLVTTR from the coding sequence ATGTCCAGCACTGACACCACCACCGCCCCGGTCAAGGACCGCAGCGCCGACTCCGCCAGCGTCGAGGCCGGCCTCGACGCCCTGGACACCGTCCAGATCCAGCGCACCCCGCTCGGCGAGGTGCTCCGGCAGAAGGTCCTGCCGCCCGTCCTCGGCGTCGTCGTCGTCCTCGCCGCCTGGCAGCTCGCCTACAGCCTCAAGGTCACCACGCCCGACAAGCTGCCCAGCCCGGCGGACGTCTGGCACTCGCTCACCGACCTCTGGTACGCCGGCACGCTCTTCTCGATCATCTGGACGAGCCTGTGGCGCGGCATCTCCGGCTTCCTCGCCGCCGTCGTCATCGGCACCCCGATCGGCCTGCTGGTCGCCCGGGTCAAGCCGCTGCGCGCAGCCCTCGGGCCCGTCCTCTCCGGCCTCCAGTCGCTGCCGTCGGTGGCCTGGGTGCCCGCCGCCGTCATCTGGCTCGGCATCAACAACTCGGCGATGTACGCGGTCATCCTGCTCGGCGCCGTCCCGTCGATCGCCAACGGCCTGATCGCCGGCATCGACCAGGTCCCGCCGATCTACCTGCGGGCCGGCCGCACCCTCGGCGCCACCGGCCTGGCCGGTGCCCGCCACGTCCTGCTGCCCGCCGCCCTGCCCGGCTACCTGGCCGGCCTCAAGCAGGGCTGGGCGTTCTCCTGGCGCTCCCTGATGGCCGCCGAACTCATCGCCGCCTCCCCCGACCTGGGCGTCGGCCTGGGCCGCTATCTGGAGAACCAGCGCGAGTTCTCGGACATGTCCGGCGTGCTGCTCGGCATCGTCCTGATCCTCGTCGTCGGCGTCGCCATCGACCTGCTCGTGTTCTCCCCGCTGGAGCGCCGCGTGCTGCGCAACCGCGGCCTGCTGGTCACCACCCGCTGA
- a CDS encoding SDR family oxidoreductase, with product MTTSQKTALITGANKGIGKETARRLAALGITVLIGARNAERGEAAAEELRADGADVRFVPLDVTDEITVRAAAEHIDATFGRLDILVNNAAIAAGPQKPSETPAATVRQAYETNVFGVVAVTHAMLPLLRRSAAARIVNMSSELGSLTHLADPGSPWSAYYSVLLPYCTSKSALNAITVLYADELRAEGILVNAVSPGYCATDLNRRTGMRTAEEGAAVVVDLATVGDDGPTGAFLTEDGPIPW from the coding sequence ATGACGACATCGCAGAAGACCGCTCTGATCACCGGCGCGAACAAGGGCATCGGCAAGGAAACGGCACGCAGGCTCGCAGCCCTCGGCATCACCGTGCTGATCGGCGCCCGCAACGCCGAGCGCGGCGAGGCGGCGGCCGAGGAGCTTCGCGCCGACGGCGCCGACGTACGGTTCGTACCGCTGGACGTCACCGACGAGATCACCGTCCGGGCCGCCGCCGAGCACATCGACGCCACGTTCGGCCGCCTCGACATCCTCGTCAACAACGCCGCGATCGCCGCCGGACCGCAGAAGCCGAGCGAGACCCCCGCCGCCACCGTCCGGCAGGCCTACGAGACCAACGTGTTCGGCGTCGTCGCGGTGACCCACGCCATGCTCCCCCTGCTGCGCCGCTCCGCCGCCGCACGCATCGTCAACATGTCCAGCGAACTCGGCTCCCTCACCCACCTGGCCGACCCGGGCAGCCCGTGGTCCGCCTACTACTCGGTTCTTCTCCCCTACTGCACCTCGAAGAGCGCGCTGAACGCGATCACCGTGCTCTACGCCGATGAACTGCGCGCCGAAGGGATCCTGGTCAACGCGGTGAGTCCCGGCTACTGCGCGACCGACCTCAACCGCCGGACCGGGATGCGCACGGCCGAGGAGGGCGCGGCCGTCGTGGTCGACCTGGCGACTGTGGGCGACGACGGCCCGACGGGCGCCTTCCTGACCGAGGACGGCCCGATTCCCTGGTGA